Proteins from one Drosophila gunungcola strain Sukarami chromosome 3R, Dgunungcola_SK_2, whole genome shotgun sequence genomic window:
- the LOC128259572 gene encoding extended synaptotagmin-2-B isoform X5, protein MSDSSPSVPLAEFISPPDPTADEPFVPLVEPKKMSETPVVAPATPTGNGTPTQAANGNSTVVATKPAGDDNSIFSVFYTLGKKVAIVGSIYLVGYMGWSVAWLIAPVILSVARDQLAKTSEKKRDIAKASAIASEKDVILARIDELPAWVYFPDVERCEWLNKILKQVWPNANHFARTLVKETIEPNVALALANYKMNGFRFDRIILGTIPPRIGGVKIYDKNVDRNEIIMDLDLFYASDCDINFYLGGMKGGIKDFQIHGWVRVVMKPLIRSMPLVGGLQIFFLNNPNIDFNLVGVIDFMDMPGLSDLLRRIIVEQIGNVMVLPNKLPISLSEEVSAVALKMPEPEGILRIHVVEAKDLMKKDISVLGKGKSDPYAIINVGAQEFKTQIIDNNVNPKWDYWCEATVFIEMGQFVEIQLKDSDDSKKDENLGSQHRHCQCYQERRCGYG, encoded by the exons ATGAG CGATAGCAGCCCGTCGGTGCCCTTGGCGGAGTTCATAAGCCCACCCGATCCCACTGCGGACGAACCCTTTGTGCCCCTGGTGGAGCCCAAAAAGATGAGCGAAACCCCAGTGGTGGcgcctgccacgcccaccggcAACGGCACGCCCACCCAGGCGGCAAACGGCAATTCAACGGTGGTGGCCACAAAACCTGCCGGCGATGATAACAGCATTTTCTCCGTCTTCTACACGCTGGGCAAGAAGGTGGCCATCGTGGGTTCCATCTATCTGGTGGGCTACATGGGCTGGTCGGTGGCCTGGCTGATAGCTCCGGTCATCCTCTCGGTGGCCCGTGACCAATTGGCCAAAACCTCGGAGAAGAAGCGCGACATCGCCAAGGCCTCGGCCATCGCCTCCGAAAAGGATGTGATCCTGGCCAGAATCGACGAACTGCCCGCTTGGGTATACTTCCCCGACGTGGAGCGATGCGAGTGGCTGAATAAG ATACTAAAGCAAGTGTGGCCGAATGCCAATCACTTTGCTCGCACTTTGGTGAAGGAAACCATTGAGCCCAATGTGGCACTGGCCCTGGCTAACTACAAGATGAATGGATTCCGGTTCGATCGGATAATTCTGGGCACCATTCCACCTCGCATTGGTGGTGTGAAAATCTACGACAAGAATGTGGATCGCAATGAGATCATCATGGATCTGGATCTGTTTTATGCCAGCGATTGCGACATCAATTTCTATTTGGGTGGTATGAAGGGTGGTATCAAGGACTTCCAGATCCATGGTTGGGTGCGAGTCGTGATGAAGCCTTTGATCCGATCGATGCCTCTGGTTGGTGGACTGCAGATATTCTTCCTAAATAATCCGAATATCGACTTCAATTTGGTGGGAGTGATCGATTTCATGGACATGCCGGGACTAAGCGACTTGCTGAGAAGGATCATTGTGGAGCAGATTGGCAATGTGATGGTGTTGCCCAATAAACTGCCCATTTCACTAAGCGAAGAGGTTTCGGCGGTGGCCCTGAAGATGCCTGAACCAGAG GGCATCCTGCGCATTCACGTGGTTGAGGCTAAGGACTTGATGAAGAAGGACATTAGTGTGCTGGGCAAGGGCAAGTCCGATCCGTATGCCATCATCAATGTGGGCGCCCAGGAGTTCAAGACCCAGATTATAGACAACAACGTGAATCCCAAGTGGGACTACTGGTGTGAG GCAactgtttttattgaaatggGTCAATTTGTCGAGATTCAATTGAAGGACTCGGATGATTCCAAGAAAGACGAGAACCTGGGCAG CCAGCATCGACATTGCCAGTGTTATCAAGAAAGGCGTTGTGGATA TGGCTAA
- the LOC128259572 gene encoding extended synaptotagmin-2-B isoform X4: MSDSSPSVPLAEFISPPDPTADEPFVPLVEPKKMSETPVVAPATPTGNGTPTQAANGNSTVVATKPAGDDNSIFSVFYTLGKKVAIVGSIYLVGYMGWSVAWLIAPVILSVARDQLAKTSEKKRDIAKASAIASEKDVILARIDELPAWVYFPDVERCEWLNKILKQVWPNANHFARTLVKETIEPNVALALANYKMNGFRFDRIILGTIPPRIGGVKIYDKNVDRNEIIMDLDLFYASDCDINFYLGGMKGGIKDFQIHGWVRVVMKPLIRSMPLVGGLQIFFLNNPNIDFNLVGVIDFMDMPGLSDLLRRIIVEQIGNVMVLPNKLPISLSEEVSAVALKMPEPEGILRIHVVEAKDLMKKDISVLGKGKSDPYAIINVGAQEFKTQIIDNNVNPKWDYWCEACIFTTIGHYIGFSLWDYDQTMPGVQSDDVLGSQHRHCQCYQERRCGYG; this comes from the exons ATGAG CGATAGCAGCCCGTCGGTGCCCTTGGCGGAGTTCATAAGCCCACCCGATCCCACTGCGGACGAACCCTTTGTGCCCCTGGTGGAGCCCAAAAAGATGAGCGAAACCCCAGTGGTGGcgcctgccacgcccaccggcAACGGCACGCCCACCCAGGCGGCAAACGGCAATTCAACGGTGGTGGCCACAAAACCTGCCGGCGATGATAACAGCATTTTCTCCGTCTTCTACACGCTGGGCAAGAAGGTGGCCATCGTGGGTTCCATCTATCTGGTGGGCTACATGGGCTGGTCGGTGGCCTGGCTGATAGCTCCGGTCATCCTCTCGGTGGCCCGTGACCAATTGGCCAAAACCTCGGAGAAGAAGCGCGACATCGCCAAGGCCTCGGCCATCGCCTCCGAAAAGGATGTGATCCTGGCCAGAATCGACGAACTGCCCGCTTGGGTATACTTCCCCGACGTGGAGCGATGCGAGTGGCTGAATAAG ATACTAAAGCAAGTGTGGCCGAATGCCAATCACTTTGCTCGCACTTTGGTGAAGGAAACCATTGAGCCCAATGTGGCACTGGCCCTGGCTAACTACAAGATGAATGGATTCCGGTTCGATCGGATAATTCTGGGCACCATTCCACCTCGCATTGGTGGTGTGAAAATCTACGACAAGAATGTGGATCGCAATGAGATCATCATGGATCTGGATCTGTTTTATGCCAGCGATTGCGACATCAATTTCTATTTGGGTGGTATGAAGGGTGGTATCAAGGACTTCCAGATCCATGGTTGGGTGCGAGTCGTGATGAAGCCTTTGATCCGATCGATGCCTCTGGTTGGTGGACTGCAGATATTCTTCCTAAATAATCCGAATATCGACTTCAATTTGGTGGGAGTGATCGATTTCATGGACATGCCGGGACTAAGCGACTTGCTGAGAAGGATCATTGTGGAGCAGATTGGCAATGTGATGGTGTTGCCCAATAAACTGCCCATTTCACTAAGCGAAGAGGTTTCGGCGGTGGCCCTGAAGATGCCTGAACCAGAG GGCATCCTGCGCATTCACGTGGTTGAGGCTAAGGACTTGATGAAGAAGGACATTAGTGTGCTGGGCAAGGGCAAGTCCGATCCGTATGCCATCATCAATGTGGGCGCCCAGGAGTTCAAGACCCAGATTATAGACAACAACGTGAATCCCAAGTGGGACTACTGGTGTGAG GCGTGTATTTTTACCACCATAGGCCACTATATTGGGTTTTCTTTGTGGGACTATGATCAGACAATGCCAGGTGTACAGAGCGATGATGTATTGGGCAG CCAGCATCGACATTGCCAGTGTTATCAAGAAAGGCGTTGTGGATA TGGCTAA
- the LOC128259572 gene encoding extended synaptotagmin-2-B isoform X6, with protein sequence MSDSSPSVPLAEFISPPDPTADEPFVPLVEPKKMSETPVVAPATPTGNGTPTQAANGNSTVVATKPAGDDNSIFSVFYTLGKKVAIVGSIYLVGYMGWSVAWLIAPVILSVARDQLAKTSEKKRDIAKASAIASEKDVILARIDELPAWVYFPDVERCEWLNKILKQVWPNANHFARTLVKETIEPNVALALANYKMNGFRFDRIILGTIPPRIGGVKIYDKNVDRNEIIMDLDLFYASDCDINFYLGGMKGGIKDFQIHGWVRVVMKPLIRSMPLVGGLQIFFLNNPNIDFNLVGVIDFMDMPGLSDLLRRIIVEQIGNVMVLPNKLPISLSEEVSAVALKMPEPEGILRIHVVEAKDLMKKDISVLGKGKSDPYAIINVGAQEFKTQIIDNNVNPKWDYWCESADVVNRLLHDTIQHKSTDSCIVCCFAFLLFPF encoded by the exons ATGAG CGATAGCAGCCCGTCGGTGCCCTTGGCGGAGTTCATAAGCCCACCCGATCCCACTGCGGACGAACCCTTTGTGCCCCTGGTGGAGCCCAAAAAGATGAGCGAAACCCCAGTGGTGGcgcctgccacgcccaccggcAACGGCACGCCCACCCAGGCGGCAAACGGCAATTCAACGGTGGTGGCCACAAAACCTGCCGGCGATGATAACAGCATTTTCTCCGTCTTCTACACGCTGGGCAAGAAGGTGGCCATCGTGGGTTCCATCTATCTGGTGGGCTACATGGGCTGGTCGGTGGCCTGGCTGATAGCTCCGGTCATCCTCTCGGTGGCCCGTGACCAATTGGCCAAAACCTCGGAGAAGAAGCGCGACATCGCCAAGGCCTCGGCCATCGCCTCCGAAAAGGATGTGATCCTGGCCAGAATCGACGAACTGCCCGCTTGGGTATACTTCCCCGACGTGGAGCGATGCGAGTGGCTGAATAAG ATACTAAAGCAAGTGTGGCCGAATGCCAATCACTTTGCTCGCACTTTGGTGAAGGAAACCATTGAGCCCAATGTGGCACTGGCCCTGGCTAACTACAAGATGAATGGATTCCGGTTCGATCGGATAATTCTGGGCACCATTCCACCTCGCATTGGTGGTGTGAAAATCTACGACAAGAATGTGGATCGCAATGAGATCATCATGGATCTGGATCTGTTTTATGCCAGCGATTGCGACATCAATTTCTATTTGGGTGGTATGAAGGGTGGTATCAAGGACTTCCAGATCCATGGTTGGGTGCGAGTCGTGATGAAGCCTTTGATCCGATCGATGCCTCTGGTTGGTGGACTGCAGATATTCTTCCTAAATAATCCGAATATCGACTTCAATTTGGTGGGAGTGATCGATTTCATGGACATGCCGGGACTAAGCGACTTGCTGAGAAGGATCATTGTGGAGCAGATTGGCAATGTGATGGTGTTGCCCAATAAACTGCCCATTTCACTAAGCGAAGAGGTTTCGGCGGTGGCCCTGAAGATGCCTGAACCAGAG GGCATCCTGCGCATTCACGTGGTTGAGGCTAAGGACTTGATGAAGAAGGACATTAGTGTGCTGGGCAAGGGCAAGTCCGATCCGTATGCCATCATCAATGTGGGCGCCCAGGAGTTCAAGACCCAGATTATAGACAACAACGTGAATCCCAAGTGGGACTACTGGTGTGAG TCTGCTGATGTTGTCAATCGATTGCTGCATGATACAATTCAACACAAGTCCACAGATTCTTGCATAGTTTGTTGTTTTGCCTTTCTGTTATTTCCATTTTGA
- the LOC128259572 gene encoding extended synaptotagmin-2-B isoform X2: MSDSSPSVPLAEFISPPDPTADEPFVPLVEPKKMSETPVVAPATPTGNGTPTQAANGNSTVVATKPAGDDNSIFSVFYTLGKKVAIVGSIYLVGYMGWSVAWLIAPVILSVARDQLAKTSEKKRDIAKASAIASEKDVILARIDELPAWVYFPDVERCEWLNKILKQVWPNANHFARTLVKETIEPNVALALANYKMNGFRFDRIILGTIPPRIGGVKIYDKNVDRNEIIMDLDLFYASDCDINFYLGGMKGGIKDFQIHGWVRVVMKPLIRSMPLVGGLQIFFLNNPNIDFNLVGVIDFMDMPGLSDLLRRIIVEQIGNVMVLPNKLPISLSEEVSAVALKMPEPEGILRIHVVEAKDLMKKDISVLGKGKSDPYAIINVGAQEFKTQIIDNNVNPKWDYWCEATVFIEMGQFVEIQLKDSDDSKKDENLGRASIDIASVIKKGVVDSWLTLEDAKHGLLHVRLQWYKLTANPNDLQQILLETQLLRVTTMSSAVLSVFIDSARHLKQARSSSKPDPYLVCSVNKQKQQTAMIMRDDSPVWEQGFTFLVSNPDNESLIIKIYDQKTGNDIGQYTYSLSTLLKQFNMEVIQQPFQLQKSGPESKLFMSLSLRILQPGEIDKESDALEQVAALTRSSSVKTPDVAAVAPPAFKESQVTSKRLSAESPISEEDSVVVTKVSPAMSQSTSSEKPISELAASVLTHRFPDSTSSPGEHGLGRMQLSIRYSAQRQKLDVTIHKIQKIPLRDPTNIPDPYVKLYLLPGRSKESKRKTGVIKDNCNPVYDASFEYLISIAELRQTELEVTVCTQKGFLSGGSPIIGMLKLPLDDPEITTPAGLNSWFDLQPEIRHD; the protein is encoded by the exons ATGAG CGATAGCAGCCCGTCGGTGCCCTTGGCGGAGTTCATAAGCCCACCCGATCCCACTGCGGACGAACCCTTTGTGCCCCTGGTGGAGCCCAAAAAGATGAGCGAAACCCCAGTGGTGGcgcctgccacgcccaccggcAACGGCACGCCCACCCAGGCGGCAAACGGCAATTCAACGGTGGTGGCCACAAAACCTGCCGGCGATGATAACAGCATTTTCTCCGTCTTCTACACGCTGGGCAAGAAGGTGGCCATCGTGGGTTCCATCTATCTGGTGGGCTACATGGGCTGGTCGGTGGCCTGGCTGATAGCTCCGGTCATCCTCTCGGTGGCCCGTGACCAATTGGCCAAAACCTCGGAGAAGAAGCGCGACATCGCCAAGGCCTCGGCCATCGCCTCCGAAAAGGATGTGATCCTGGCCAGAATCGACGAACTGCCCGCTTGGGTATACTTCCCCGACGTGGAGCGATGCGAGTGGCTGAATAAG ATACTAAAGCAAGTGTGGCCGAATGCCAATCACTTTGCTCGCACTTTGGTGAAGGAAACCATTGAGCCCAATGTGGCACTGGCCCTGGCTAACTACAAGATGAATGGATTCCGGTTCGATCGGATAATTCTGGGCACCATTCCACCTCGCATTGGTGGTGTGAAAATCTACGACAAGAATGTGGATCGCAATGAGATCATCATGGATCTGGATCTGTTTTATGCCAGCGATTGCGACATCAATTTCTATTTGGGTGGTATGAAGGGTGGTATCAAGGACTTCCAGATCCATGGTTGGGTGCGAGTCGTGATGAAGCCTTTGATCCGATCGATGCCTCTGGTTGGTGGACTGCAGATATTCTTCCTAAATAATCCGAATATCGACTTCAATTTGGTGGGAGTGATCGATTTCATGGACATGCCGGGACTAAGCGACTTGCTGAGAAGGATCATTGTGGAGCAGATTGGCAATGTGATGGTGTTGCCCAATAAACTGCCCATTTCACTAAGCGAAGAGGTTTCGGCGGTGGCCCTGAAGATGCCTGAACCAGAG GGCATCCTGCGCATTCACGTGGTTGAGGCTAAGGACTTGATGAAGAAGGACATTAGTGTGCTGGGCAAGGGCAAGTCCGATCCGTATGCCATCATCAATGTGGGCGCCCAGGAGTTCAAGACCCAGATTATAGACAACAACGTGAATCCCAAGTGGGACTACTGGTGTGAG GCAactgtttttattgaaatggGTCAATTTGTCGAGATTCAATTGAAGGACTCGGATGATTCCAAGAAAGACGAGAACCTGGGCAG AGCCAGCATCGACATTGCCAGTGTTATCAAGAAAGGCGTTGTGGATAGT TGGCTAACCTTGGAAGATGCCAAGCACGGACTGCTTCATGTCCGTCTGCAGTGGTATAAACTCACTGCCAATCCCAATGATCTTCAGCAGATCCTTCTGGAAACTCAACTACTACGTGTGACCACCATGAGCTCGGCGGTTCTCAGCGTTTTTATCGATTCAGCCAGGCATTTAAAA CAAGCTCGGTCCAGCTCAAAACCCGACCCTTATCTGGTGTGCAGTGTCaacaaacagaaacagcaGACTGCCATGATAATGCGGGACGATTCTCCCGTTTGGGAGCAGGGCTTCACCTTCCTGGTCAGCAATCCCGATAACGAGAGCCTGATCATTAAGATCTACGACCAAAAGACCGGAAACGATATCGGTCAATACACCTACTCTCTGAGCACTCTGCTCAAACAGTTCAACATGGAGGTGATCCAGCAACCCTTCCAGCTGCAAAAATCTGGTCCAGAATCGAAACTCTTTATGTCGCTCTCATTGCGGATACTGCAACCGGGTGAAATTGACAAGGAATCGGATGCTTTGGAACAGGTGGCGGCCCTAACTCGCAGCAGTTCTGTTAAAACACCAGATGTGGCTGCTGTGGCACCGCCAGCATTTAAG GAATCCCAGGTAACCAGCAAGCGTTTGTCCGCCGAATCGCCCATCAGTGAGGAGGATTCTGTGGTGGTTACAAAAGTCTCCCCTGCCATGTCGCAGTCTACCTCCAGCGAAAAGCCCATTAGCGAACTGGCCGCCTCCGTGCTGACCCACCGCTTCCCGGATTCCACATCCTCTCCTGGTGAACACGGCCTGGGACGGATGCAGCTGTCGATCCGCTACAGCGCCCAGCGCCAGAAACTGGACGTGACCATACACAAGATCCAGAAGATTCCGCTGCGCGATCCCACCAACATCCCCGATCCGTATGTGAAGCTCTACCTGCTGCCGGGCCGCAGTAAGGAGTCCAAGCGGAAGACTGGCGTGATCAAGGACAACTGCAATCCAGTTTACGATGCCTCCTTTGAGTACCTGATTTCCATAGCCGAGCTCAGGCAGACGGAACTCGAGGTGACGGTTTGCACTCAAAAGGGATTTTTATCCGGCGGCAGTCCCATCATTGGCATG CTGAAATTACCTCTGGACGATCCCGAGATTACCACACCAGCTGGCTTGAATTCTTGGTTCGACTTGCAGCCTGAAATACGGCACGATTAG
- the LOC128259572 gene encoding extended synaptotagmin-2-B isoform X1 — MSDSSPSVPLAEFISPPDPTADEPFVPLVEPKKMSETPVVAPATPTGNGTPTQAANGNSTVVATKPAGDDNSIFSVFYTLGKKVAIVGSIYLVGYMGWSVAWLIAPVILSVARDQLAKTSEKKRDIAKASAIASEKDVILARIDELPAWVYFPDVERCEWLNKILKQVWPNANHFARTLVKETIEPNVALALANYKMNGFRFDRIILGTIPPRIGGVKIYDKNVDRNEIIMDLDLFYASDCDINFYLGGMKGGIKDFQIHGWVRVVMKPLIRSMPLVGGLQIFFLNNPNIDFNLVGVIDFMDMPGLSDLLRRIIVEQIGNVMVLPNKLPISLSEEVSAVALKMPEPEGILRIHVVEAKDLMKKDISVLGKGKSDPYAIINVGAQEFKTQIIDNNVNPKWDYWCEACIFTTIGHYIGFSLWDYDQTMPGVQSDDVLGRASIDIASVIKKGVVDSWLTLEDAKHGLLHVRLQWYKLTANPNDLQQILLETQLLRVTTMSSAVLSVFIDSARHLKQARSSSKPDPYLVCSVNKQKQQTAMIMRDDSPVWEQGFTFLVSNPDNESLIIKIYDQKTGNDIGQYTYSLSTLLKQFNMEVIQQPFQLQKSGPESKLFMSLSLRILQPGEIDKESDALEQVAALTRSSSVKTPDVAAVAPPAFKESQVTSKRLSAESPISEEDSVVVTKVSPAMSQSTSSEKPISELAASVLTHRFPDSTSSPGEHGLGRMQLSIRYSAQRQKLDVTIHKIQKIPLRDPTNIPDPYVKLYLLPGRSKESKRKTGVIKDNCNPVYDASFEYLISIAELRQTELEVTVCTQKGFLSGGSPIIGMLKLPLDDPEITTPAGLNSWFDLQPEIRHD, encoded by the exons ATGAG CGATAGCAGCCCGTCGGTGCCCTTGGCGGAGTTCATAAGCCCACCCGATCCCACTGCGGACGAACCCTTTGTGCCCCTGGTGGAGCCCAAAAAGATGAGCGAAACCCCAGTGGTGGcgcctgccacgcccaccggcAACGGCACGCCCACCCAGGCGGCAAACGGCAATTCAACGGTGGTGGCCACAAAACCTGCCGGCGATGATAACAGCATTTTCTCCGTCTTCTACACGCTGGGCAAGAAGGTGGCCATCGTGGGTTCCATCTATCTGGTGGGCTACATGGGCTGGTCGGTGGCCTGGCTGATAGCTCCGGTCATCCTCTCGGTGGCCCGTGACCAATTGGCCAAAACCTCGGAGAAGAAGCGCGACATCGCCAAGGCCTCGGCCATCGCCTCCGAAAAGGATGTGATCCTGGCCAGAATCGACGAACTGCCCGCTTGGGTATACTTCCCCGACGTGGAGCGATGCGAGTGGCTGAATAAG ATACTAAAGCAAGTGTGGCCGAATGCCAATCACTTTGCTCGCACTTTGGTGAAGGAAACCATTGAGCCCAATGTGGCACTGGCCCTGGCTAACTACAAGATGAATGGATTCCGGTTCGATCGGATAATTCTGGGCACCATTCCACCTCGCATTGGTGGTGTGAAAATCTACGACAAGAATGTGGATCGCAATGAGATCATCATGGATCTGGATCTGTTTTATGCCAGCGATTGCGACATCAATTTCTATTTGGGTGGTATGAAGGGTGGTATCAAGGACTTCCAGATCCATGGTTGGGTGCGAGTCGTGATGAAGCCTTTGATCCGATCGATGCCTCTGGTTGGTGGACTGCAGATATTCTTCCTAAATAATCCGAATATCGACTTCAATTTGGTGGGAGTGATCGATTTCATGGACATGCCGGGACTAAGCGACTTGCTGAGAAGGATCATTGTGGAGCAGATTGGCAATGTGATGGTGTTGCCCAATAAACTGCCCATTTCACTAAGCGAAGAGGTTTCGGCGGTGGCCCTGAAGATGCCTGAACCAGAG GGCATCCTGCGCATTCACGTGGTTGAGGCTAAGGACTTGATGAAGAAGGACATTAGTGTGCTGGGCAAGGGCAAGTCCGATCCGTATGCCATCATCAATGTGGGCGCCCAGGAGTTCAAGACCCAGATTATAGACAACAACGTGAATCCCAAGTGGGACTACTGGTGTGAG GCGTGTATTTTTACCACCATAGGCCACTATATTGGGTTTTCTTTGTGGGACTATGATCAGACAATGCCAGGTGTACAGAGCGATGATGTATTGGGCAG AGCCAGCATCGACATTGCCAGTGTTATCAAGAAAGGCGTTGTGGATAGT TGGCTAACCTTGGAAGATGCCAAGCACGGACTGCTTCATGTCCGTCTGCAGTGGTATAAACTCACTGCCAATCCCAATGATCTTCAGCAGATCCTTCTGGAAACTCAACTACTACGTGTGACCACCATGAGCTCGGCGGTTCTCAGCGTTTTTATCGATTCAGCCAGGCATTTAAAA CAAGCTCGGTCCAGCTCAAAACCCGACCCTTATCTGGTGTGCAGTGTCaacaaacagaaacagcaGACTGCCATGATAATGCGGGACGATTCTCCCGTTTGGGAGCAGGGCTTCACCTTCCTGGTCAGCAATCCCGATAACGAGAGCCTGATCATTAAGATCTACGACCAAAAGACCGGAAACGATATCGGTCAATACACCTACTCTCTGAGCACTCTGCTCAAACAGTTCAACATGGAGGTGATCCAGCAACCCTTCCAGCTGCAAAAATCTGGTCCAGAATCGAAACTCTTTATGTCGCTCTCATTGCGGATACTGCAACCGGGTGAAATTGACAAGGAATCGGATGCTTTGGAACAGGTGGCGGCCCTAACTCGCAGCAGTTCTGTTAAAACACCAGATGTGGCTGCTGTGGCACCGCCAGCATTTAAG GAATCCCAGGTAACCAGCAAGCGTTTGTCCGCCGAATCGCCCATCAGTGAGGAGGATTCTGTGGTGGTTACAAAAGTCTCCCCTGCCATGTCGCAGTCTACCTCCAGCGAAAAGCCCATTAGCGAACTGGCCGCCTCCGTGCTGACCCACCGCTTCCCGGATTCCACATCCTCTCCTGGTGAACACGGCCTGGGACGGATGCAGCTGTCGATCCGCTACAGCGCCCAGCGCCAGAAACTGGACGTGACCATACACAAGATCCAGAAGATTCCGCTGCGCGATCCCACCAACATCCCCGATCCGTATGTGAAGCTCTACCTGCTGCCGGGCCGCAGTAAGGAGTCCAAGCGGAAGACTGGCGTGATCAAGGACAACTGCAATCCAGTTTACGATGCCTCCTTTGAGTACCTGATTTCCATAGCCGAGCTCAGGCAGACGGAACTCGAGGTGACGGTTTGCACTCAAAAGGGATTTTTATCCGGCGGCAGTCCCATCATTGGCATG CTGAAATTACCTCTGGACGATCCCGAGATTACCACACCAGCTGGCTTGAATTCTTGGTTCGACTTGCAGCCTGAAATACGGCACGATTAG